From Litoribacterium kuwaitense:
TCGGATCACTGAAAGGTTAAGCAAACAAAAGCAATAAAGGGGGTGAGGATCCGCGTTTACTGATCGTTTTTAAAACATTGATAAAGAGAGGGGATTCAAAAATGAAGAATACAATGAACATATGGATGACAAGTATCGTAGTCGTCATGCTTACACTCACAGTTGCATGCTCTGGAAATGAAGCGGAGAAGGCGACTTCGACCGAGGGTGAGAATGCATCGGTTGAAGTGAATAAGGAAGGATTTCCAATCGTTGATGAAACAATACAATTGTCAATGATGGGGCCAAATATTGGTGCAGCAGAATGGGAGGATATGGAGGTTCTCCAAACGTATGAAGAAATGACCAACATGGATTTTGAATATGATACGCCGCCTTTGAGTGATTTTCAAACGAAGTTAAATTTAGCCTTTGCAGGGAAAGACGTTAGTGATGTTATCTATGGTGGCGGTTTAACACCAAATATGGAAGTGGACTACGGAAGCCAAGGCATTCTCATTCCTTTAGAAGGTCTTATTGATGAATACGCACCCCATTTTAAACAGATGATGGAAGAAGACCCGAGTATTCGGAAGGCCATTACGACCATTGATGGTCACATCTATTCGTTACCTCAGATTTTTAGAGACCCCAACTCACCGTGGCCGATTGGGCCGCTCTGGTATAACGGCGATTGGTTAGACGCTTTAGGTGTCACTGAGCTTCCAAAGACGACCGACGAATTTTATGAATTATTAAAGCGTTTTAAAACAGAAGATCCAAATGGGAACGGCCAGGCGGATGAAATTCCCCTCACCGATGTAAAGGAGCGGCATGCGCGCATTTGGCTTCTCGGTGCGTTCGGATTAAAGGAATGGGGCATTGAAGAGGTGGATGGCACGGTGAGATATACGCCAATGACGGAAAATTATAAAGAATATTTGGCGTTTATGAATAAGCTGTATGAGGAAGAGCTGTTAGACCAAGATGCATTCTCACAAACAGATGAACAGAAGATCGCTAAAGGGCAGGACAACCGAATTGGCGTCTTTCAATCATGGTATTCTTACTTTGCGACCGGACAGACTGAAGATGAGGCTGTGAACAATCCGATGTTTCATCCATTGACGAGTCCGGCGTCAGAAGACATAGTTATTGCCCGCGGTGCAGGTATTAATCGAGGCGCTTTTTCGATTACAAGCAACAATCCATACCCTGAGGCGACGATGCGTTGGATTGATTATTTGTACTCTCAAGACGGCTATGAGTTTTTTGCACAAGGACCAGCAGGATACCTTTGGGAGTGGGAAGATGAGGAAGCAGGCACGAAAAAATGGCTGGATGCTCCTGAAGGCTTTAAAACAACCGAAGACTATCGTGGGACATTAACGCCGAACTATGGGATTTCTGCGCCAGGTCTTGTAGATGTTGTCCGTGGCAAAGAAGTGACGAACTTTGATGAGTTTGTCAGAGGCGAGACGAAAGAAAAGATCGAGCCATATGCTGAGGTAGCCTTTCCGCTTGTGTATTTAAC
This genomic window contains:
- a CDS encoding extracellular solute-binding protein, with protein sequence MKNTMNIWMTSIVVVMLTLTVACSGNEAEKATSTEGENASVEVNKEGFPIVDETIQLSMMGPNIGAAEWEDMEVLQTYEEMTNMDFEYDTPPLSDFQTKLNLAFAGKDVSDVIYGGGLTPNMEVDYGSQGILIPLEGLIDEYAPHFKQMMEEDPSIRKAITTIDGHIYSLPQIFRDPNSPWPIGPLWYNGDWLDALGVTELPKTTDEFYELLKRFKTEDPNGNGQADEIPLTDVKERHARIWLLGAFGLKEWGIEEVDGTVRYTPMTENYKEYLAFMNKLYEEELLDQDAFSQTDEQKIAKGQDNRIGVFQSWYSYFATGQTEDEAVNNPMFHPLTSPASEDIVIARGAGINRGAFSITSNNPYPEATMRWIDYLYSQDGYEFFAQGPAGYLWEWEDEEAGTKKWLDAPEGFKTTEDYRGTLTPNYGISAPGLVDVVRGKEVTNFDEFVRGETKEKIEPYAEVAFPLVYLTKEEQKDINTIEVDLESYVEQMEAKFITGVEPLSNWEQYVETIERMNIEKYVQIHQDAYDRWSAS